A genomic segment from Nicotiana tabacum cultivar K326 chromosome 7, ASM71507v2, whole genome shotgun sequence encodes:
- the LOC142162200 gene encoding uncharacterized protein LOC142162200 has translation MEKLMSVVENPKEFIKLDRFDRTNFTRWRDKMIFLLSALNIYYVLDYALPLMPEPTAEYSDVVKEERKKREHDELLCRGHILNTLTDRLYDLYCNLKSPREIWTALQTAYQNEKRGIDKFLALQYFEFKIFDTRPIMDQIHELQILISKLSDLEVKIPDALQIGAILSKLPSSWNDYRKKILHSMDKMTVEQFRTHIQIESETRARDAISQPSSSAVNFVSQNGSGSGNKHLKVSKKSSFKKRKNFSCHHCGKKGHMIRDCRYRKAGINFNAGNTEKSRKIEKSGNSEKANIVENSAQGLVAMVSAMQIGMVTELNVATTATKTQDWWLDLGATIHVCYDKKMFKTYAEVQDSEQVLMGNHVAADVAGKGSIEINFTSGQKLTLLNVYHVPDMKKNLMSAALLSKKGFKIVIESDHVIVSKNGVFVGKGYNCNEDPKTFQEAMSFIDAAFWKEAINDEMDSIISNNTWVLVDFPLVSKPIGSFLNGNLSEEIYMQQPEGFVLPGNKKKVCKLIKSLYGLKQAPKQWHERFDSVILSTGFVHNNADKCIYSKFTKEYGVIICLYVDDMLIFGTNLQGIIETKKYLTSVFKMKDLNEVDTILVIKVKRDNKQVTLSQAHYIDKILTKFSHLGIKGYNTPYDSSVKLTANTGRAVAQLEYASAIGSMMYAMHCTRPDIAFAVCKLSRFTSNPGNDHWKAISRVLGYLKYTKHLGICYNGFPNVLEGYSDASWITSINDNKSTSGWIFTLGGGAISWASKKQTCISHSTMESEFIALVATGKEAEWLRNMLLDIKLWPQPMPAISIFCDSETTMCVAHNKIYNGKSRHISLRHAYIRELITNRAIAIIYVRSNKNLADPLTKPLGRDGHKDKLQSAYCYMKRLINLNGIINVWSNKDI, from the exons ATGGAGAAATTGATGTCTGTTGTTGAGAATCCGAAGGAATTCATCAAACTTGATCGCTTTGATAGAACGAACTTTACCCGTTGGAGAGACaagatgatattcttgttgtccGCTCTCAATATCTACTATGTTCTTGATTATGCCTTGCCTCTGATGCCTGAGCCCACAGCAGAATATTCTGACGTagtcaaggaagaaaggaagaaacgagaACATGATGAACTGTTGTGTCGCGGCCATATTCTGAATACTTTGACAGATCGACTCTATGATCTTTACTGCAATCTGAAGTCACCAAGAGAAATTTGGACTGCTCTACAAACTGCATACCAGAATGAAAAACGAGGTATTGACAAATTCCTGGCTCTGCAGtactttgaatttaaaatatttgatactagGCCTATAATGGATCAAATTCATGAACTGCAAATCTTAATATCAAAACTAAGTGATCTTGAAGTTAAAATTCCTGATGCACTTCAAATAGGTGCTATTCTTTCGAAATTGCCTTCCTCTTGGAATGActatagaaagaaaatcctaCATTCTATGGATAAAATGACGGTGGAACAATTTCGTACTCACATTCAAATTGAAAGTGAGACTCGTGCTCGTGATGCTATTAGTCAGCCTTCGAGTTCCGCAGTCAATTTTGTCAGTCAGAATGGTTCAGGAAGTGGGAACAAACATCTGAAAGTTTCCAAAAAGTCttcttttaaaaagagaaagaactttAGTTGTCATCATTGTGGAAAGAAAGGCCATATGATTCGGGACTGCAGATATAGAAAGGCAGGAATAAATTTCAATGCAGGCAATACCGAAAAGTCTAGAAAGATTGAAAAATCTGGAAATTCTGAAAAGGCAAACATAGTGGAAAATTCTGCCCAAGGACTGGTTGCCATGGTTTCCGCAATGCAAATTGGTATGGTCACAGAGTTGAATGTGGCTACCACTGCTACAAAAACTCAAGACTGGTGGCTAGATTTGGGTGCTACTATTCATGTCTGTTATGACAAGAAGATGTTCAAgacatatgcagaagtgcaggatTCTGAGCAAGTCTTGATGGGAAACCATGTTGCGGCAGATGTTGCTGGAAAAGGAAGTATTGAGATTAACTTCACATCTGGCCAGAAGTTGACGTTACTGAATGTGTATCATGTTCCTGATATGAAGAAAAACTTAATGTCCGCTGCTTTGCTATCAAAGAAAGGCTTCAAGATAGTTATTGAGTCTGATCATGTAATAGTGTCTAAGAATGGTGTTTTTGTTGGAAAAGGCTATAACTGTAACG aagacccaAAGACGTTTCAAGAAGCAATGTCTTTTATAGACGCTGCTTTTTGGAAAGAGGCCATTAATGATGAAATGGACTCAATTATATCCAACAACACTTGGGTTTTGGTTGATTTTCCTCTTGTAtcaaaacctataggtt cttttTTAAATGGGAACCTTAGTGAggaaatatatatgcaacaacctGAAGGTTTTGTTCTTCCGGGAAACAAGAAGAAAGTTTGCAAATTGATAAAGTCTCTTTATGGTCTTAAACAAGCGcctaaacaatggcatgaaagATTTGATAGTGTAATACTATCAACCGGATTCGTACATAATAATGCAGACAAGTGCATTTACTCTAAATTTACAAAAGAATATGGAGTAATAATTTGTTTATATGTCGATGACATGCTGATTTTTGGTACGAATCTACAAGGAATTATCGAGACCAAAAAGTATCTAACCTCAGTTTTTAAAATGAAGGATTTAAATGAAGTTGATACTATTTTGGTAATCAAGGTCAAAAGAGATAACAAGCAAGTGACTTTGTCACAAGCACATTATATAGATAAAATCCTTACTAAATTCAGTCATTTAGGAATAAAGGGGTATAATACTCCTTATGATTCTAGTGTTAAGCTAACTGCAAATACTGGAAGAGCAGTAGCACAGTTGGAGTATGCAAGTGCGATAGGTAGTATGATGTATGCAATGCATTGCACTAGACCCGACATTGCATTTGCTGTTTGTAAACTTTCAAGGTTTACCAGTAATCCAGGTAATGATCATTGGAAAGCAATAAGTAGAGTACttggatatttaaaatatacaaagcACTTAGGCATTTGCTATAATGGTTTTCCTAATGTATTAGAGGGATATTCTGATGCAAGTTGGATTACAAGTATTAATGATAATAAATCCACATCAGGATGGATATTTACTCTAGGCGGTGGAGCCATTAGTTGGGCATCcaagaaacaaacatgtatttcccATTCTACTATGGAATCTGAATTTATTGCATTAGTAGCTACTGGAAAAGAAGCAGAATGGCTGAGGAATATGTTACTTGATATAAAGTTGTGGCCACAACCTATGCCAGCCATTTCCATATTCTGTGATAGTGAGACTACAATGTGTGTTgctcacaataaaatatataatgggAAATCGAGACATATAAGCTTGAGACATGCTTATATAAGAGAATTAATTACTAATAGAGCTATAGCTATAATATATGTGAGATCAAATAAGAATTTGGCTGATCCACTTACGAAGCCATTAGGTAGAGAT GGGCATAAAGACAAACTCCAAAGTGCATACTGTTACATGAAAAGGTTGATTAATCTTAATGGAATTATTAATGTCTGGAGTAACAAGGACATATAA